The Stieleria maiorica genome includes the window GGATCAGCGCGAATTCCGTTCGGTCTTCGTACTTGATCCGTTTAATTTTGCCCGGGATTTCGGACTGCAATTGAAGTTCGGCGGTCCGGCAATGGCTTTTGACCGGACATTCATCGCATTTAGGTTGTTTGGGCAGACAGACCAGCGCGCCCAGTTCCATCGCCGCCTGGTTGAATTGCCCGCTGCCGCGGCGCGGTAACATCCGTGTCGCGAGTTCCCACAACAGTTTGTTGGCGGCGTTTTCCGTTGGCGAGGTGCGCAACGCAATCCAGCGGCTGTAAACGCGCTGCGTGTTGCCCTCGAGCACCGGAAGTTTGGCGTCGGAGGAGATCGACAACACCGCTCCGGCGGTGTAACGCCCCACGCCCGGCAGCGCCAGGACTTGATCGTAGTCCACGGGAAATCGGCCGTCGTGATCGGTCATGATCTTTTTCGCCGCCGCATGCATCGAACGCACCCGGCGGTAATAGCCCAGGCCTTCCCAGTGCCGCATCAATTCGGATTCTTCCGCCGCGGCCAACTCGGCGACGGAGGGAAAGGATTCCATCCAACGTTGATAGTACGGCAGGACCGTCGCCACCTGGGTCTGTTGCAACATGATCTCGCTGACCCAGACGTGATAGGGCGTCGGATCGCTGCGCCACGGCAACACGCGCGCGTGGACGGAGAACCAATCCAGCAGTTTACGTCGCAGCTCGCTTCGCCAGCGCGTCCGCTGCCAATCGTCGTGATGTGGCGGAGTCTCAGTCGACAAGGTTCGCGATCGAGGGG containing:
- the mutY gene encoding A/G-specific adenine glycosylase, which translates into the protein MSTETPPHHDDWQRTRWRSELRRKLLDWFSVHARVLPWRSDPTPYHVWVSEIMLQQTQVATVLPYYQRWMESFPSVAELAAAEESELMRHWEGLGYYRRVRSMHAAAKKIMTDHDGRFPVDYDQVLALPGVGRYTAGAVLSISSDAKLPVLEGNTQRVYSRWIALRTSPTENAANKLLWELATRMLPRRGSGQFNQAAMELGALVCLPKQPKCDECPVKSHCRTAELQLQSEIPGKIKRIKYEDRTEFALILARQSRGTTQYLARPLPDGGRWAGLWDFPRCTDATTESVDAAAGWLSDQLGAKIAPGVRLQTLRHAVTKYRISLHVHQASFSAAAAATRRKPPEPWQWVSLDQIRTLPLSVTGRKIAKFLVDDPQPILPLE